The following coding sequences lie in one Arachis ipaensis cultivar K30076 chromosome B03, Araip1.1, whole genome shotgun sequence genomic window:
- the LOC107634368 gene encoding uncharacterized protein LOC107634368 isoform X1 has translation MRGMGYQSFGSPQRPRGATMKFTLKVILVLVVCAWLVYQIMHSMNKTGNYGGQTQHVLGYGAVLFGRKGLDERALPGLRNVNSVEDKGSSNGRDDDNTEQESVNWTNGGNEVEHELESQHTEPSSRNGHNGSSLEESGKVFIERKLDHKDHVIDKYQKILIEGVATSNKKGGGEEELKETPNADSDFLAKEDDKDTRTQDSMVEGAMDDVLSFHDENGVPPDGNETKTVAHEDNMSKVSQGIRLGKINANKVTFGEDKGLEVSLEGQENNAAAVEEFNSQAFTHGDISGIKDRPEIERGDGKVL, from the exons ATGAGAG GAATGGGTTATCAGTCTTTTGGAAGCCCTCAGAGACCAAGAGGGGCTACCATGAAGTTTACATTGAAGGTGATACTAGTTTTGGTTGTGTGTGCCTGGTTGGTATATCAAATCATGCATTCCATGAATAAGACAGGGAACTACGGCGGTCAAACACAGCATGTTTTAGGATATGGAGCTGTATTGTTCGGGCGCAAAGGGCTGGACGAAAGAGCTCTTCCCGGTCTGCGAAATGTAAATTCTGTAGAAGATAAAGGGTCAAGTAATGGCAGAGATGATGATAATACTGAACAAGAATCTGTCAATTGGACAAATGGAGGAAATGAAGTGGAACATGAATTAGAAAGTCAACATACGGAACCATCATCCAGGAATGGACACAATGGTTCTTCTCTTGAAGAATCTGGAAAGGTTTTCATAGAAAGGAAGTTGGACCATAAAGACCATGTCATTGACAAGTACCAAAAGATACTGATAGAAGGTGTTGCTACAAGTAATAAGaagggaggaggagaagaagaactcAAGGAAACTCCAAATGCTGATTCAGATTTCTTGGCAAAGGAGGATGACAAAGACACCAGGACGCAGGACAGCATGGTTGAGGGGGCTATGGATGATGTCTTAAGCTTCCATGATGAAAACGGTGTCCCTCCTGATGGTAATGAAACTAAAACAGTAGCTCATGAAGATAACATGTCAAAAGTTAGCCAGGGAATCAGGCTAGGAAAAATTAATGCCAATAAAGTTACATTTGGAGAAGATAAGGGGCTTGAAGTGAGTCTGGAAGGACAAGAGAATAATGCTGCAGCAGTTGAAGAATTTAACTCTCAAGCCTTTACTCATGGTGATATTTCAGGCATCAAGGACCGACCAGAAATAGAAAGAGGAGATGGTAAAGTTTTATGA
- the LOC107630255 gene encoding uncharacterized protein LOC107630255 produces MLEAVSKRNQSISTIITTFTLLLWTNKPNTMEENLPSPFTNVVPNLSESELRETAYEILLAACRSSGPNAGDRNAVVQRSPTWKKTVGLKTVSSRSTRSGARGELMRVQMRVSELTDTIIRRALLRVGAAGQLGRRMVSMVMPLELIQHVRRSDFPSQQEYEAWLRRNLKVLEAGILLHPHLPLVETHTDDMVHLKRMISASIEKPMDLGNNNELVQALRSVVMSLASRSSDCSVPETFHWADGFPINLKIYQTLIEACFDNKEETCVIEEVDEVIELIKKTWVVLGMNQMLHNICFSWILFHKYVSTGQQVDNDLLFASSNLLAEAEKDLKSMEDPFLSNTLRSTLGLMLSWSEKRLLAYHDTFYIGNIGTMQSVVSLAVSSANILMGDTSLNKRNMISKEAEVSCTRVENYIRSSLFAVFSQKSEKLDPSKYVSEKQNKALHGLSILAQDVSELASYEKAMFSPILKRWHPLAAGVAVATLHLCYGNELKQYVRSITELTPDAVEVLLAADKLEKHLVQIAVEDSIDSEDGGISIIREMHPYGAEAIISILVKSWINTKVDRLQELINTNLQQEEWKPHAKKESIALSAVEVLRMIDDTLEEFFLLPIPTHAVLLPELITGLDNSLQQYIFKAKSGCGNRNTFIPTLPPLTRCSRGSKFDVIFKRKEKTQLKQSRNSQVGTKKHESSLELPQLFVRINTLQRMSMELKVLQRRTMTRLRSFAFIEEDDAKAVFNFKLSTAASIEGVNQLSETIAYKIIFRDLCHVLWNGLYVGEVSATRIEPFLEELEQYLETVSSTVQDRAKRLVTTKVMEAAFEGFLLVLLAGGPSRSFSLEDSAMIEEDFKCLTDMFWSNGNGLPTELIEQLSTTVKDVLPLLSMDTEYLIQQLGFTMEMCGPLGKSQLQPLPSTTGQWSPTEPSTLLRVLCYRHHDTASKFLKKNYNLPTKI; encoded by the exons ATGTTGGAAGCTGTAAGCAAAAGGAATCAATCAATCTCAACAATAATAACCACCTTCACACTGCTACTTTGGACTAACAAACCAAACACAATGGAAGAAAACCTTCCTTCCCCTTTCACTAACGTTGTTCCCAACTTATCGGAATCTGAGCTTCGGGAAACTGCCTACGAGATTCTGTTGGCAGCATGCCGGAGCTCAGGGCCAAACGCAGGGGATAGGAATGCGGTGGTGCAGAGGTCTCCGACATGGAAGAAGACGGTGGGTCTGAAAACAGTGTCGTCAAGGAGTACGCGGTCAGGGGCAAGGGGAGAGTTAATGAGAGTGCAGATGAGAGTTTCAGAGCTCACTGACACCATAATCAGGCGAGCCTTACTCAGAGTTGGTGCTGCAGGCCAG CTTGGAAGACGCATGGTGTCTATGGTTATGCCGCTTGAGCTAATCCAACATGTTAGGCGTTCAGATTTTCCTAGTCAACAAGAATATGAGGCTTGGCTAAGGAGAAATTTGAAGGTTCTTGAAGCAGGAATCCTCTTGCACCCTCACTTGCCGTTGGTTGAGACACACACTGATGATATGGTGCACCTTAAGCGTATGATCAGTGCAAGTATTGAGAAGCCAATGGATCTTGGAAACAACAATGAATTAGTGCAAGCTCTCCGGAGTGTGGTTATGTCTCTTGCTTCCAGGTCATCTGATTGTTCTGTTCCCGAGACATTCCACTGGGCTGATGGCTTTCCTATAAACCTTAAGATCTACCAAACTCTAATAGAAGCATGTTTTGATAACAAAGAAGAAACCTGTGTGATAGAAGAAGTTGATGAAGTCATAGAGCTCATTAAGAAGACCTGGGTTGTGCTTGGAATGAACCAGATGCTGCATAATATTTGTTTTTCCTGGATTTTGTTTCATAAGTATGTTTCCACTGGCCAGCAAGTGGATAATGATTTGTTGTTTGCCTCAAGTAATCTATTAGCAGAAGCTGAGAAAGATCTCAAGTCCATGGAGGATCCTTTTCTCTCAAACACCTTGAGGTCCACACTGGGCTTGATGTTAAGTTGGTCAGAAAAAAGGCTCCTTGCTTACCATGATACTTTTTACATTGGTAATATTGGGACAATGCAAAGTGTCGTTTCTCTAGCTGTATCATCAGCAAATATATTGATGGGAGATACTTCTCTCAATAAGCGAAATATGATTAGTAAAGAAGCAGAAGTTTCTTGCACCAGAGTTGAAAATTACATCAGATCGTCACTGTTTGCTGTTTTCTCTCAG AAATCGGAGAAACTAGACCCCAGCAAGTATGTATCCGAAAAACAGAATAAAGCCCTTCATGGCCTTTCTATCCTTGCACAAGATGTCAGTGAACTAGCTTCTTATGAGAAGGCAATGTTTAGTCCAATACTAAAGAGGTGGCATCCACTTGCAGCTGGTGTTGCTGTGGCTACCCTTCATTTGTGTTATGGGAATGAGTTGAAGCAATATGTGAGGAGTATAACAGAGTTGACACCTGATGCTGTAGAAGTGTTGTTGGCTGCTGACAAATTGGAGAAACATTTGGTACAGATAGCTGTTGAAGATTCAATTGACAGTGAAGATGGAGGGATATCCATTATAAGGGAGATGCACCCTTATGGGGCTGAAGCTATAATTTCCATTCTGGTCAAGTCATGGATAAATACCAAAGTGGATAGATTGCAGGAATTGATTAACACAAATCTGCAACAAGAG GAATGGAAGCCTCATGCAAAGAAAGAAAGCATTGCTCTTTCCGCTGTTGAAGTCCTACGAATGATAGATGACACTCTGGAAGAGTTCTTTCTGCTGCCTATACCAACGCATGCAGTATTGCTTCCTGAATTAATCACTGGTCTTGACAACTCTCTGCAACAATACATTTTCAAGGCCAAATCTGGATGTG GGAACCGCAATACTTTCATTCCAACTTTGCCACCTTTGACTCGGTGTTCTAGAGGGTCAAAATTTGATGTTAtattcaagagaaaagaaaagacacAATTGAAACAGAGTAGGAATTCACAGGTTGGTACTAAAAAGCACGAAAGCTCATTGGAGCTACCCCAGCTTTTTGTTCGCATCAATACCCTGCAACGCATGTCAATGGAATTGAAGGTTTTGCAGAGGAGGACAATGACTCGTTTACGGAGTTTCGCTTTCATTGAAGAAGATGATGCTAAGGCGGTATTCAATTTCAAGCTTTCTACGGCTGCTTCTATTGAAGGTGTCAACCAGCTCTCCGAGACCATAGCATACAAAATCATTTTCCGTGATCTGTGTCATGTTCTTTGGAATGGCCTTTACGTTGGTGAAGTTTCAGCAACAAGGATTGAACCTTTTCTTGAGGAACTTGAGCAGTACTTGGAGACTGTATCATCAACAGTGCAAGACAGAGCCAAAAGGCTTGTGACTACTAAGGTAATGGAGGCTGCTTTTGAAGGGTTCTTGTTGGTTTTGTTAGCCGGTGGTCCATCACGTAGTTTCTCCCTTGAAGATTCTGCTATGATAGAGGAAGACTTCAAGTGTCTAACTGATATGTTCTGGTCCAATGGGAATGGTTTACCTACTGAGTTGATAGAACAACTTTCCACTACCGTCAAAGATGTGCTTCCACTGCTTAGCATGGATACTGAGTACTTGATTCAGCAACTTGGTTTCACTATGGAAATGTGTGGACCTTTGGGCAAGTCTCAGCTCCAACCATTGCCTTCAACAACTGGTCAATGGAGTCCTACTGAACCAAGCACGCTATTGCGAGTTTTGTGTTATCGACACCATGACACAGCTTCCAAGTTCCTCAAAAAGAATTACAACTTGCCAACCAAAATCTAA
- the LOC107634368 gene encoding uncharacterized protein LOC107634368 isoform X2, which yields MGYQSFGSPQRPRGATMKFTLKVILVLVVCAWLVYQIMHSMNKTGNYGGQTQHVLGYGAVLFGRKGLDERALPGLRNVNSVEDKGSSNGRDDDNTEQESVNWTNGGNEVEHELESQHTEPSSRNGHNGSSLEESGKVFIERKLDHKDHVIDKYQKILIEGVATSNKKGGGEEELKETPNADSDFLAKEDDKDTRTQDSMVEGAMDDVLSFHDENGVPPDGNETKTVAHEDNMSKVSQGIRLGKINANKVTFGEDKGLEVSLEGQENNAAAVEEFNSQAFTHGDISGIKDRPEIERGDGKVL from the coding sequence ATGGGTTATCAGTCTTTTGGAAGCCCTCAGAGACCAAGAGGGGCTACCATGAAGTTTACATTGAAGGTGATACTAGTTTTGGTTGTGTGTGCCTGGTTGGTATATCAAATCATGCATTCCATGAATAAGACAGGGAACTACGGCGGTCAAACACAGCATGTTTTAGGATATGGAGCTGTATTGTTCGGGCGCAAAGGGCTGGACGAAAGAGCTCTTCCCGGTCTGCGAAATGTAAATTCTGTAGAAGATAAAGGGTCAAGTAATGGCAGAGATGATGATAATACTGAACAAGAATCTGTCAATTGGACAAATGGAGGAAATGAAGTGGAACATGAATTAGAAAGTCAACATACGGAACCATCATCCAGGAATGGACACAATGGTTCTTCTCTTGAAGAATCTGGAAAGGTTTTCATAGAAAGGAAGTTGGACCATAAAGACCATGTCATTGACAAGTACCAAAAGATACTGATAGAAGGTGTTGCTACAAGTAATAAGaagggaggaggagaagaagaactcAAGGAAACTCCAAATGCTGATTCAGATTTCTTGGCAAAGGAGGATGACAAAGACACCAGGACGCAGGACAGCATGGTTGAGGGGGCTATGGATGATGTCTTAAGCTTCCATGATGAAAACGGTGTCCCTCCTGATGGTAATGAAACTAAAACAGTAGCTCATGAAGATAACATGTCAAAAGTTAGCCAGGGAATCAGGCTAGGAAAAATTAATGCCAATAAAGTTACATTTGGAGAAGATAAGGGGCTTGAAGTGAGTCTGGAAGGACAAGAGAATAATGCTGCAGCAGTTGAAGAATTTAACTCTCAAGCCTTTACTCATGGTGATATTTCAGGCATCAAGGACCGACCAGAAATAGAAAGAGGAGATGGTAAAGTTTTATGA
- the LOC107632926 gene encoding uncharacterized protein LOC107632926 produces MGQDHEMLDSKGIAQYIFTMVKADPTISIRVLQGSVKNHFGYKASYRKVWCTYLAFSPCIEAFKHCKPLISIDGTHVYGKYGGTLLMAIAQDGNSNILPIAFAKVEGETNEAWSFFLSYLRQYVTPQPSLLEFCARHIAANFMTHFKNKDLKKVLVNATYSKSHREFAHYFGRPRGENVTITNWLEEMPHSQWTQYADEGRHFGHMTTNISECINIVMKATRNFSITSLVKSTYFSLSKLFARKGSEAQA; encoded by the exons ATGGGTCAAGACCATGAAATGTTGGACTCAAAGGGGATTGCTCAGTACATATTCACAATGGTCAAAGCAGATCCAACCATCAGCATAAGGGTTCTGCAAGGAAGTGTAAAGAATCATTTTGGTTACAAGGCGTCGTACAGAAAAGTTTG GTGTACTTACCTG GCGTTTTCTCCATGTATTGAGGCTTTCAAGCACTGtaaaccacttatttccattgatGGCACCCACGTGTATGGTAAATACGGAGGTACTTTGCTCATGGCTATTGCTCAAGATGGCAATTCAAACATATTACCTATTGCATTTGCCAAAGTCGAGGGTGAGACAAATGAGGCTTggtcattttttctttcttatctgAGGCAGTATGTGACACCCCAACCAAGCCTCTTG GAGTTTTGTGCAAGACATATTGCTGCCAACTTCATGACACACTTCAAGAACAAGGACTTGAAGAAGGTGCTTGTTAATGCAACATATTCGAAGTCACATAGGGAGTTTGCTCATTATTTTGGTCGTCCGAGGGGTGAGAATGTCACAATCACAAACTGGCTTGAAGAAATGCCACATTCACAATGGACGCAATATGCAGATGAGGGTCGTCATTTTGGGCACATGACGACAAACATCTCTGAGTGCATCAACATTGTGATGAAGGCTACTCGCAATTTTTCCATCACCAGTCTTGTCAAGTCGACCTATTTCAGTTTGAGTAAACTTTTTGCGAGGAAGGGTTCAGAGGCCCAGGCATAG
- the LOC107630256 gene encoding receptor-like protein kinase THESEUS 1 produces the protein MATHELHIIQYSSLSALLLQLLQLSSFLFLSSLGCTPPDKYCINCGSHSNVVESGKIYTGDSNSLVNFSSTSKIETSQSSVSSPLYQTARIFPNQSWYDFPVKISGIYLLRLHFLAFKSPSNLPSATFSVSVHRFGLLQNFEAQNHTNSASVKEFFMNITAGSFRLIFTPQTDSFAFVNAIELFLLPRFLIANQVSRFNPQPSIGQDSLSTYSGVLSRVLETKYRLNIGGRVIPRGEDPLLRLWSSDETYLVNQVRNFEFPGNITFLVGKDSDGPNANYYTAPRVIYQTARETNDTSQNITWVLPVDMNVDHLVRVHFCDIWNIQDGLTIFGLYIYDQFTLFVNNDTLVSQLLPAPYYYDFLVHSDDSGFMRISVEPQQSSLIVRAFLSGLEIMVMGNDSTDFRPLTDQSNGNHHSLLLVLGSVIGCLVLIFLVVVLGLVWHLKIRKQRPSDVLSIPTIVGEGSPNRTSERNVNLGLKISLHDIQLATENFDEKQIIGTGGFGNVYLGVLRNGTRVAVKRSKSGSSQGLLQFETEIMVLSKIRHRNLVSLIGYCEENSEMILVYEYMENGALRDHLYDTKLPSLCWKQRLEICIGAAKGLHYLHEGAPGGIIHRDVKSTNILLDENLVAKVSDFGISKTAPLDHQTHVSTNVKGTFGYLDPEYFKTEKLTEKCDVYSFGVVLLEVLCARPTIDQSLPREQMNLADWGILCKRKGMLQAIIDPSIKDQIDQNSLEKFSDIVGKCLQEYGSNRPTMGEVLRSLKYALHLHEASIHEDGSSIESVNNNAAKAF, from the coding sequence ATGGCAACTCATGAATTACACATAATTCAAtactcatctttgagtgcacttTTGCTGCAACTTCTTCAACTGTCATCATTTCTTTTCCTCTCATCACTTGGGTGCACTCCACCAGACAAGTACTGTATCAATTGTGGGTCGCACAGCAATGTTGTTGAAAGCGGAAAGATTTACACTGGTGACTCAAACTCTTTAGTCAATTTTAGCAGCACAAGCAAGATAGAAACCAGCCAATCCTCAGTGTCTTCACCTCTCTACCAAACAGCAAGAATCTTCCCAAATCAATCTTGGTATGACTTCCCAGTTAAGATCAGTGGCATTTACTTACTACGCCTTCACTTCCTTGCTTTCAAATCCCCAAGTAATCTCCCTTCTGCCACATTCAGTGTCTCAGTACATAGATTTGGGCTTTTGCAAAACTTTGAGGCCCAGAACCATACCAATTCTGCTTCGGTCAAAGAGTTCTTCATGAACATAACTGCAGGAAGCTTCAGACTTATTTTTACTCCTCAGACAGACTCGTTTGCATTCGTGAATGCCATTGAACTCTTCTTACTCCCCCGCTTCTTAATTGCCAATCAAGTCTCGCGTTTCAATCCGCAACCTTCCATTGGACAAGATTCCTTGTCCACCTACAGCGGCGTGCTTTCCCGAGTGTTGGAGACCAAATACAGGCTTAACATCGGCGGTCGTGTCATCCCAAGAGGGGAAGACCCATTATTGAGGCTCTGGAGCTCGGATGAAACTTACCTTGTTAATCAGGTGAGGAATTTTGAATTCCCTGGTAACATAACATTCCTGGTTGGTAAAGACTCTGATGGTCCAAATGCTAATTATTATACAGCGCCCCGTGTTATCTACCAAACAGCTAGAGAAACTAATGATACCTCTCAAAACATAACTTGGGTTCTTCCAGTTGACATGAATGTAGACCACCTTGTTCGAGTTCACTTTTGTGACATTTGGAATATCCAGGATGGTCTTACAATCTTTGGTCTATACATTTATGACCAGTTTACTTTGTTTGTAAATAATGACACGTTAGTGTCTCAACTATTGCCTGCTCCTTATTATTATGATTTTTTGGTACACTCTGATGATTCAGGCTTCATGAGGATTAGTGTAGAGCCACAACAATCTTCCCTTATTGTCAGAGCCTTTTTAAGCGGACTAGAAATAATGGTAATGGGTAACGATTCAACAGATTTTCGTCCCCTAACGGACCAATCCAATGGCAACCACCATAGTCTTCTTCTGGTGTTAGGTTCAGTTATTGGATGCTTGGTGCTAATTTTTTTGGTGGTAGTCTTGGGGTTAGTTTGGCATCTTAAGATCCGTAAACAGAGGCCTTCTGATGTGTTGTCAATTCCTACCATTGTAGGAGAGGGTTCTCCAAACAGAACGAGTGAGAGAAACGTTAATCTTGGACTAAAGATCTCTTTGCATGATATTCAATTGGCAACCGAGAATTTCGACGAGAAACAAATAATTGGAACTGGTGGTTTCGGCAATGTATACTTGGGAGTCCTCAGGAATGGTACAAGAGTAGCTGTGAAGCGCAGTAAATCAGGGTCAAGTCAAGGCCTTCTGCAGTTTGAAACAGAGATCATGGTTTTGTCTAAGATTCGTCACAGGAACCTTGTTTCTTTGATAGGGTATTGTGAGGAGAATTCTGAAATGATATTGGTTTATGAATATATGGAGAATGGGGCACTCAGAGATCATTTATACGATACCAAATTGCCAAGCCTGTGTTGGAAGCAGAGACTTGAGATTTGCATTGGAGCTGCCAAAGGCCTTCATTATCTTCACGAAGGAGCACCCGGGGGAATCATCCACCGCGATGTGAAGTCTACTAACATATTGCTTGATGAGAACCTCGTGGCTAAGGTTTCAGACTTCGGCATTTCGAAAACAGCTCCACTTGACCATCAAACACATGTTAGTACTAATGTCAAAGGCACTTTTGGGTATCTTGATCCTGAATATTTTAAGACGGAAAAATTGACAGAAAAATGTGATGTCTATTCATTTGGGGTAGTTCTTCTCGAAGTGTTGTGTGCAAGGCCAACCATTGACCAATCTCTTCCAAGAGAGCAAATGAACTTAGCAGATTGGGGAATCCTTTGCAAAAGAAAAGGGATGTTGCAAGCCATAATTGATCCTTCCATAAAGGACCAAATAGATCAAAACTCGCTCGAAAAATTTAGTGACATAGTGGGAAAATGCCTACAAGAATATGGTTCTAACAGGCCAACCATGGGTGAAGTGTTGCGGAGCTTGAAGTATGCTCTACATTTACATGAAGCTTCAATCCACGAAGATGGTTCCAGTATTGAGAGCGTTAATAATAATGCAGCAAAagctttttaa